TTCGAAATCAGTCAAACCCTCTTCTTCCAATGCCGAGCTAATACGCTTAACACAATGTCCGCAGGACATATCAGGCACATGAAACACGTGTTTTTTCACTTTTGTCCCTCCATTCTTTCTATCATTCCCTCATGGCACCATGCTCTACGGCTTTTATAGGCTAAAGCCCCCCACTTGTAAAGTTTGAATTTAAAAACTCCCTTTTGCGTGTAAAATAATAAGGAGAGCTTACCGAAGGAGTTGAAATCCATGGCCTCTCCTCGTATTTCTCTTCTCGACCTTATAGAGCGAGAGGAACTACAAAAAATTCAGGATGCCTTTGCCGAAGTCCATGATGTGGCATCTGTGATTACGGATGTTCATGGGAATTCTATTACTGAACCAAGCAATTTCAGTAAAGTTTGCCAATTGGTCCGTCAAACATCAGAAGGAGCCAGCCGCTGTATTC
This region of Aminobacterium colombiense DSM 12261 genomic DNA includes:
- a CDS encoding heavy-metal-associated domain-containing protein → MKKHVFHVPDMSCGHCVKRISSALEEEGLTDFEIRLETKTVTIETDAPQKILEALEEAGYPATLQN